One genomic region from Terriglobus aquaticus encodes:
- a CDS encoding alpha/beta hydrolase family protein has protein sequence MPRRFPRPRSILKRRHRDVGVAATGRSLLGERLGARYDEARDRYGAGWVWSGIAVFVVALLLLITWPLIHVHLQALTALKLMSGDTVPAPIRAITVEPFTTQDLTLQTDAGPVLARMYTPVKHPNAPGLVVFHGVHHLGMNEPRLMSFASAMASVGLQVLTPELPDIKDYHISESSVAVIGSSTKWFAQRKGKPVGVLGLSFSGGLSLVAAANPAYRPSMKVLLAVGAQDAMERVAAYYRTGEAPRPDGSLETLPAHEYGPLVLEYEHVEEFVPSGDTEAIRKVLRAHLYEDKQAEQDAMEDLSPRQQAEAAELMDAGSTAVQAMLRTSALRHQKELAGLSPETHLGELTVPVFLLHGEADNIIPAAETLWMASELRSTTLQAALVSPVLSHIDMQKSPSAWDEFQLVHFMARVLHAIER, from the coding sequence CTTTCCACGTCCGCGATCCATCCTGAAACGACGGCACCGCGATGTCGGAGTCGCTGCGACCGGACGTTCCCTGCTGGGCGAACGTCTGGGTGCGCGGTACGATGAGGCGCGCGACCGCTACGGCGCGGGCTGGGTATGGAGCGGCATCGCTGTTTTTGTTGTCGCCCTGCTGCTGCTGATCACGTGGCCATTGATTCACGTCCACCTGCAGGCGCTGACCGCGCTGAAGCTGATGAGCGGCGACACGGTACCCGCGCCGATTCGCGCGATCACGGTTGAGCCGTTCACCACGCAGGATCTGACTCTGCAAACCGATGCCGGGCCGGTGCTGGCGCGCATGTACACGCCGGTGAAGCACCCGAACGCGCCCGGGCTGGTGGTGTTTCATGGTGTGCACCACCTGGGCATGAACGAGCCAAGGCTGATGAGCTTTGCGAGCGCGATGGCGAGCGTTGGGCTGCAAGTGCTGACGCCGGAGCTGCCGGACATCAAGGACTACCACATCAGCGAAAGCAGTGTTGCGGTCATCGGTTCGTCCACCAAATGGTTTGCACAGCGCAAGGGCAAGCCGGTGGGCGTGCTGGGATTGAGCTTCAGCGGCGGCCTGTCGCTGGTGGCGGCGGCAAATCCGGCGTACCGGCCATCGATGAAGGTGCTGCTGGCCGTGGGTGCGCAGGATGCGATGGAGCGCGTTGCGGCGTACTACCGCACCGGCGAAGCACCGCGTCCCGACGGTTCGCTGGAGACGCTGCCTGCGCACGAATACGGTCCGCTGGTTCTGGAATACGAGCACGTGGAAGAGTTTGTGCCCAGCGGCGACACTGAGGCGATTCGCAAAGTGCTGCGCGCCCACCTGTACGAGGACAAGCAGGCCGAGCAGGACGCGATGGAAGACCTGTCTCCCCGGCAACAGGCTGAGGCAGCGGAACTGATGGACGCCGGCAGCACCGCTGTGCAGGCCATGCTGCGGACCAGTGCGCTGCGTCACCAGAAGGAACTTGCCGGCCTGTCGCCCGAGACGCACCTTGGCGAGCTGACGGTGCCGGTCTTTCTGCTGCACGGCGAGGCAGACAACATCATTCCCGCCGCCGAGACGCTGTGGATGGCGAGCGAACTGCGCAGCACCACGCTTCAGGCAGCGCTCGTGAGCC